A section of the Prevotella melaninogenica genome encodes:
- a CDS encoding biotin/lipoyl-binding protein gives MGKKIQFSLIYRDMWQSSGKFQPRKDQLVRIAPLFIEMGCFSRVETNGGAFEQVNLLAGENPNESVRAYTKILHEAGIKTHMLDRGLNALRMYPVPDDVRALMYRVKHAQGVDITRLFDGLNDIRNIAPALKWAKEAGMTPQGTLCITTSPVHTIEYYCKLADEEIAAGAEELCLKDMAGIGQPAFLGELTRRIKEKHPDVILEYHGHSGPGLSMASMLEVAKNGIDILDVAIEPLSWGKVHPDVISVQSMLKNAGFDVPEINMDAYMKARAMTQEFIDEWLGYFINPQNKIMSSLLLSCGLPGGMMGSMMADLGGIRSTINNLRKKKGEAELSVDDMLVKLFDEVAYVWPQVGYPPLVTPFSQYVKNIALMNLLTLEQGKGRYVMMDDSMWGMILGKSGRVPGEICQELKDLAKQKGLEFTDADPHTLLTDALDEFRKEMDENGWDYGQDDEELFELAMHPEQYRNYKSGQAKKNFLADLQAAKDAKLGAKVSPEEAAAFKHAKADAIVSPVKGQLFWEFQGDGEAAPAIEPFIGKEYKEGDVFCYIQAPWGEFVTVPAALGGKLVEINAKQGAKVDKGDVIAYIERAHEE, from the coding sequence ATGGGAAAGAAAATTCAGTTCAGTCTCATTTATCGAGACATGTGGCAGAGTTCTGGTAAGTTCCAGCCACGTAAGGATCAGTTGGTACGCATTGCACCTCTCTTCATTGAGATGGGTTGTTTTTCACGTGTAGAGACCAATGGTGGTGCTTTCGAGCAGGTAAACCTTTTGGCAGGTGAGAACCCTAACGAGTCAGTACGTGCTTATACTAAGATTCTGCATGAAGCTGGTATCAAGACACACATGCTTGATCGCGGTCTGAACGCATTGCGTATGTATCCTGTTCCTGATGATGTTCGTGCACTGATGTATCGTGTAAAGCATGCACAGGGTGTGGATATTACTCGTCTTTTCGACGGTCTGAACGACATTCGTAATATTGCGCCTGCATTGAAGTGGGCTAAGGAAGCTGGTATGACTCCACAGGGAACACTCTGTATCACTACCTCTCCTGTTCATACAATTGAGTACTACTGCAAGTTGGCTGACGAGGAAATCGCAGCTGGTGCAGAGGAGCTTTGCTTGAAGGATATGGCTGGTATCGGTCAGCCTGCATTCCTTGGCGAGTTGACTCGTCGTATTAAGGAGAAGCACCCAGACGTGATTCTTGAGTATCATGGTCACTCTGGCCCAGGCTTGTCAATGGCTTCAATGCTTGAGGTAGCTAAGAATGGTATCGATATCCTTGACGTTGCTATTGAGCCATTGTCATGGGGTAAGGTACACCCAGACGTTATCTCTGTACAGAGCATGTTGAAGAACGCTGGTTTTGATGTACCTGAAATTAACATGGATGCCTACATGAAGGCACGTGCTATGACTCAGGAGTTCATTGATGAGTGGCTCGGCTACTTCATCAACCCACAGAATAAGATTATGAGTTCATTGCTTCTTAGCTGTGGTTTGCCAGGTGGTATGATGGGTTCAATGATGGCTGACCTTGGTGGTATCCGTTCAACTATCAATAACCTCCGCAAGAAGAAGGGCGAGGCAGAGCTTTCAGTAGATGATATGCTTGTTAAACTCTTTGACGAGGTAGCATACGTATGGCCTCAAGTTGGTTATCCTCCATTGGTAACTCCATTCTCACAGTATGTTAAGAATATTGCTCTTATGAATCTCCTCACCCTTGAGCAGGGTAAGGGTCGCTACGTAATGATGGACGATTCTATGTGGGGTATGATTCTCGGTAAGAGTGGTCGTGTTCCTGGTGAGATTTGTCAGGAGTTGAAAGACCTTGCTAAGCAGAAGGGACTTGAGTTCACTGATGCCGATCCTCACACCTTACTCACTGATGCTCTCGACGAATTCCGCAAGGAAATGGATGAGAACGGATGGGATTATGGTCAGGACGATGAAGAGCTCTTCGAGTTGGCTATGCACCCAGAGCAGTATCGTAACTATAAGAGTGGACAGGCTAAGAAGAACTTCCTTGCTGACCTTCAGGCAGCAAAGGATGCGAAACTCGGTGCAAAGGTAAGCCCAGAGGAGGCAGCTGCATTCAAGCATGCTAAGGCTGATGCTATTGTTTCTCCTGTTAAGGGTCAGCTCTTCTGGGAATTCCAGGGTGATGGTGAGGCTGCTCCAGCTATCGAGCCATTCATCGGTAAGGAGTATAAAGAAGGCGATGTGTTCTGTTACATTCAGGCTCCTTGGGGTGAGTTTGTAACTGTTCCTGCTGCCCTCGGTGGTAAGTTGGTTGAAATCAACGCTAAGCAAGGTGCTAAGGTGGACAAGGGCGATGTTATCGCTTACATCGAGAGAGCGCACGAAGAATAA
- a CDS encoding MotA/TolQ/ExbB proton channel family protein, translating to MRKLIALFSFITIITFSCSTIVLAQTPTGTAVTATADTLSDEALNETGVADTATVKTPTAQDAGIHQSLKRKFIEGNAGFMSLVALALVLGLAFCIERIIYLSLSEIDAKRFVGKLEDMIVAGEIEQAKALSRDTRGPVASICYQGLLRIDDSIENIERSVTSYGSVQSANLEKGCSWITLFIAMAPSLGFLGTVIGMVMAFDQIQEAGDISPTIVASGMKVALITTIFGIIVALVLQVFYNYILSKIDHITAQMEESAISLLDAIMKYKLKRIHNS from the coding sequence ATGAGGAAATTAATAGCACTTTTTTCATTCATAACGATTATCACATTCTCTTGTTCGACGATTGTTTTAGCACAGACACCAACTGGTACAGCAGTTACAGCTACTGCTGACACGCTTTCGGATGAAGCACTGAATGAGACTGGCGTAGCCGATACAGCAACCGTTAAAACACCAACTGCACAGGATGCAGGCATTCATCAGTCATTGAAGCGTAAGTTTATTGAGGGTAATGCAGGCTTTATGTCTCTCGTTGCATTGGCTTTAGTGCTTGGTTTAGCATTCTGTATTGAGCGTATCATCTATCTAAGTCTTTCTGAAATTGATGCCAAACGATTTGTTGGAAAGTTAGAGGATATGATTGTTGCAGGCGAGATTGAGCAGGCAAAAGCATTGAGCCGTGACACACGTGGACCAGTAGCTTCTATCTGTTATCAGGGTCTGTTGCGCATAGACGATTCTATTGAAAACATCGAACGCAGCGTTACCTCATACGGTAGTGTTCAAAGTGCTAACCTTGAGAAGGGCTGTTCGTGGATTACGCTTTTCATTGCAATGGCTCCATCACTTGGTTTCCTTGGAACCGTTATCGGTATGGTTATGGCATTCGACCAGATTCAAGAGGCAGGCGATATCAGCCCAACAATTGTGGCATCAGGTATGAAGGTGGCTTTGATTACTACTATCTTCGGTATCATCGTAGCCCTTGTGCTGCAAGTATTCTATAACTATATCCTCTCAAAGATTGACCATATCACAGCGCAGATGGAAGAATCAGCCATCTCACTATTGGATGCAATCATGAAATATAAACTTAAGAGAATTCATAATTCATAA
- a CDS encoding ExbD/TolR family protein yields the protein MMFRKRERRKVPILNTTSTADISFMLLIFFLVASSMDLDKGLSRQLPAIDKTKTPPAAVDSRKVMRIVIDAENQVTLDGKAVTMKELLQRATQLIQTNGKGHLIQLQSSRNASYDTYIHVQNQLVAAYNTLRNQRSLNLFGKEFELCSNEQQKQIADEVPMRISEVYAVSKADNIEEGGLE from the coding sequence ATGATGTTTCGTAAGAGAGAACGAAGGAAAGTTCCTATACTCAATACGACGTCAACAGCTGACATATCATTCATGCTGTTGATATTCTTCCTTGTTGCCTCTTCTATGGACCTCGACAAAGGACTGTCACGTCAATTGCCTGCTATCGACAAGACAAAAACTCCCCCTGCTGCCGTTGATAGCAGAAAAGTAATGCGTATTGTTATCGATGCGGAGAATCAAGTGACACTTGATGGAAAGGCCGTGACGATGAAGGAGCTCTTACAGCGCGCAACACAGCTTATTCAAACTAACGGAAAGGGGCATCTTATCCAGTTACAGAGCAGCCGTAACGCTTCATACGATACTTATATCCACGTGCAAAACCAATTAGTTGCAGCCTATAACACCCTTCGCAACCAACGCTCGCTTAATCTTTTTGGGAAGGAATTTGAGCTATGTAGCAACGAACAGCAGAAGCAGATTGCTGACGAAGTGCCTATGCGCATATCAGAGGTATATGCTGTTAGCAAGGCTGACAATATAGAGGAAGGAGGCTTGGAATGA
- a CDS encoding ExbD/TolR family protein, protein MKFYRGKNHEIPALNTASMPDLIFSILFFFMLVVHMRKANVHVKYQVPMATELSRMYNNSHIQHIYIGRPINNLGQVEGEKMVVQLNDHITTIPEIKKYLIQLSAVLPPEQRKELSVSIKADRHADMGTIMDLKQALREANVLNVNFTATMSRNNKLK, encoded by the coding sequence ATGAAATTCTATCGTGGCAAAAATCATGAGATCCCTGCATTGAACACAGCTTCTATGCCTGATCTTATCTTCTCTATTCTTTTCTTCTTCATGTTAGTTGTACACATGAGGAAAGCAAACGTACACGTAAAGTACCAAGTGCCAATGGCAACAGAGCTTTCACGCATGTACAACAATTCACATATTCAACACATCTATATCGGCCGTCCGATAAACAATCTCGGACAAGTAGAAGGAGAGAAGATGGTTGTCCAGTTAAATGACCATATAACAACCATACCTGAAATAAAGAAATATCTAATCCAACTATCCGCCGTCTTGCCCCCAGAACAGCGCAAAGAGCTAAGCGTTAGTATCAAGGCAGACCGCCATGCAGATATGGGTACGATTATGGATCTCAAACAAGCGTTGAGAGAGGCTAACGTGTTGAATGTCAACTTTACAGCCACTATGAGTAGAAATAACAAACTGAAGTAG
- a CDS encoding Lrp/AsnC family transcriptional regulator, whose amino-acid sequence MAHRSLDRLDKKILHLISEDARIPFLEVARACNVSGAAIHQRIQKLTNLGVIKGSQFIIDPERIGYETCAFIGLNLKNPEKFDDVVEALQQIPEIVECHYTTGEYDLFLKIYAYNNHHLMSVIHDKLMPLGLSRSESSISYNAVIDRTLPIEGMKVADVVLDDEEEDEE is encoded by the coding sequence ATGGCACATAGAAGTTTAGATCGTCTTGATAAAAAAATTCTGCACCTCATCTCTGAGGACGCACGAATTCCATTCCTTGAGGTTGCGCGTGCTTGTAATGTCAGCGGTGCAGCTATTCATCAACGTATTCAGAAGCTAACAAATCTTGGAGTAATTAAAGGTTCACAGTTTATTATTGACCCAGAGCGTATTGGTTATGAGACTTGTGCGTTCATCGGTTTGAACCTTAAGAACCCTGAGAAGTTTGACGATGTTGTTGAAGCCCTACAGCAGATTCCAGAGATTGTAGAGTGTCACTACACCACAGGTGAGTATGACCTCTTCTTAAAGATTTACGCTTACAACAACCATCACCTTATGTCTGTCATTCACGACAAGCTGATGCCACTTGGTCTGTCACGCAGCGAGAGCTCTATCTCTTACAATGCTGTGATTGATCGCACCTTACCTATCGAGGGTATGAAGGTTGCTGACGTCGTTCTGGATGATGAAGAAGAGGACGAGGAGTAA
- a CDS encoding MFS transporter, giving the protein MTDKIQTSLRDSAAMRWTALLLLSLAMFCAYIFVDILSPIKELMQEQRGWDSTAFGTMQGSETFLNVFVFFLIFAGIILDKMGVRFTAILSGAVMLAGALLKYYAISDSFAGSALDVWFTNNLNHIPVFEQLGVSPFYEGMPASAKVAACGFMIFGCGVEMAGITVSRGIVKWFKGREMALAMGSEMALARLGVATCMIFSPFFAKLGGEINVSRSVAFGVVLICIALMMFIVYFFMDKKLDSQTGEAEEKEDPFKISDLGKILSSMGFWLVALLCVLYYSAIFPFQKYAVNMLQCNLTFHELPAGSYWASSSVTIVQYVIMLVVAATAFMFNFMKNKALKNFMLLLSICSLVVYCYMGYMRQSAESIFAVFPLLAVGITPILGSYVDHKGKAASMLVLGSLLLIVCHLTFAFVLPQFKSSQVGGVIVAYVTILVLGASFSLVPASLWPSVPKLVDAKIIGSAYALIFWIQNIGLWLFPMLIGKVLDKTNVGVTDPTQLNYTAPLIMLAGLGVIALVIGLTLKVVDKKRNLGLEEPNIKA; this is encoded by the coding sequence ATGACTGATAAAATTCAAACATCATTGAGAGATTCAGCAGCAATGCGCTGGACAGCTCTCCTCCTTTTATCCCTGGCAATGTTCTGTGCCTATATCTTTGTTGATATCCTCTCTCCAATCAAGGAGTTGATGCAGGAGCAGAGAGGTTGGGACTCAACAGCATTCGGTACTATGCAGGGTTCAGAGACATTCCTTAATGTCTTCGTTTTCTTCCTCATCTTTGCAGGTATTATCCTCGATAAGATGGGCGTTCGTTTCACTGCTATCTTGTCTGGTGCAGTGATGTTAGCTGGTGCTTTACTCAAGTACTATGCCATCAGCGACAGCTTTGCTGGTAGTGCACTCGACGTATGGTTTACCAATAACCTCAACCACATTCCTGTCTTCGAGCAGTTGGGAGTATCTCCTTTCTATGAGGGAATGCCAGCATCTGCAAAGGTAGCAGCTTGTGGTTTTATGATCTTTGGTTGTGGCGTTGAGATGGCAGGTATCACCGTTTCTCGTGGTATTGTAAAGTGGTTCAAGGGTCGTGAGATGGCATTAGCAATGGGTTCAGAGATGGCTTTGGCTCGTCTTGGCGTTGCTACCTGTATGATTTTCTCCCCATTCTTCGCTAAGCTTGGTGGTGAAATCAATGTTTCTCGTTCTGTTGCTTTCGGTGTAGTACTTATCTGTATTGCATTGATGATGTTCATCGTTTACTTCTTCATGGATAAGAAGCTTGATTCACAGACAGGTGAAGCAGAAGAGAAGGAAGATCCATTCAAGATTAGTGACCTCGGCAAGATTCTTTCAAGTATGGGCTTCTGGCTCGTTGCGTTGCTCTGTGTACTTTATTACTCAGCTATCTTTCCATTCCAGAAGTATGCTGTAAATATGCTCCAGTGTAACCTTACTTTCCATGAGCTTCCAGCAGGTTCATACTGGGCTTCATCAAGTGTGACAATTGTTCAGTACGTTATCATGCTCGTTGTAGCAGCTACTGCTTTCATGTTCAACTTCATGAAGAATAAGGCTTTGAAGAACTTTATGCTCTTATTATCAATTTGTAGCCTTGTTGTTTACTGTTACATGGGTTATATGCGTCAGTCTGCAGAGTCAATCTTTGCTGTATTCCCATTGCTCGCAGTAGGTATTACTCCTATTCTTGGTAGCTATGTTGACCATAAGGGTAAGGCAGCCTCTATGCTCGTGTTGGGTTCATTGCTTCTGATTGTTTGTCACCTCACCTTTGCCTTCGTCCTTCCACAGTTCAAGTCAAGTCAGGTAGGTGGTGTTATCGTTGCTTATGTAACCATCCTTGTTCTTGGTGCTTCTTTCTCACTTGTGCCTGCTTCATTGTGGCCAAGTGTTCCAAAGCTTGTAGACGCAAAGATTATTGGTTCTGCATACGCACTTATCTTCTGGATTCAGAATATCGGTTTGTGGTTGTTCCCAATGCTTATCGGTAAGGTACTCGACAAGACAAACGTTGGTGTTACCGACCCAACACAGCTCAACTATACAGCTCCGCTGATTATGCTTGCTGGTTTAGGTGTAATTGCACTTGTTATTGGTCTTACTTTGAAGGTAGTTGATAAGAAGCGCAACCTCGGTTTGGAAGAGCCAAATATCAAGGCATAA